AAAAATTGCTCGGAGACCTCGACCGCGGCGGTCAAGAGCCCTCCCGGGTTGTTCCGAAGGTCCAAGATCAGCGACTGCATCCGCTGTTGCCGCAGGCTGTCGAGCGCTCGGTCCAGGTCCTCTCCCGTCTGTTCTTGGAACTGCGTCAGACGCACGTATCCGATGCCGTTCTCCAACACTTTGTGCTTGGTGCTCTGGATCTTGATGATCTCGCGGACCAGCGTGACATCGAGCGGGGACTCAGCCCCTTCGCGCTCGATCGTCAACGTGACCTTGGTGCCCTTGGCCCCTCGCATCTTGTTGACGGCATCCATCAGGGTCATGTCTTTGGTGGTCGTCCCGTCGATCTTCACGATTCTGTCGCCCGCAAGGACTCCAGCCCGGTCTGCCGGCGTCCCCTCGATCGGAGCGATCACGGTGAGTCGCTCGTCTTTCAGGCCGATCTGGATGCCCAGCCCGCCAAATTCTCCCCTCGTGTCCACCTGCATTTCCTTGTACACGTCCGGGGGCATGAACGCCGAGTGGGGGTCGAGTGTATTGAGCATTCCCCGGATCGCGCCATACACGATGTCTCGGGTCGCGGTCTCTTCCACGTAATCACGCTGAACCTTGTTCAGCACCTCGGTAAACGGCCGCAGCTCTTCGTAGGTCTCGACCTGTTGGGCAATCCCCTTCCCCTCCAACACTCGCCCGGATAGGAGCCCGGCGACGAACACCACGAAAACGCCGAGCGGCACCCAGCCGGCGCGTCGATAATCGGTCATTCTGTTCCTCCTCGTTTCACCAACCACCCCAACGGATTGAGAGGACTCTCTCCGTGCCTCAATTCGAAGTATACCCGGCCATCGCTCTCCGCCGCAGACGCTTCACCAAGTCGATCGCCAGGCCCAACCGCGTAACCAGGCTGGACCTGGACGGATGTGGCGTTGGCGTACAGAGAGAGGTATTGATCGCCGTGATCGACAATCACGACCATGCCATACCCTTTGACCCGATCCGCGTAGGCGACGGTCCCCTCCGCGACGGCGCGGATGGCTTCCCGTTTGGCCACTTTGATTTCAATCCCTTTGCGATCTACATAGGTCCCGAAACGCGGATGCTTCTGGCGGCCGAACAGGCTGACCACCTCGCCTTGGACCGGCCAGACGAGCCGTCCCTTCAACGCGGCCAGTCCCACCCCTTCTCGGGGCGCTTTGGACGTGAGAACCAGATCACTGATGAGCGCCTCGAGCCGCCGCGATGCCTCTTCGAGATCGCGGATCGATTTGCTGTACGCCACTCGCTCCGTCCGAAGCTCACTCAGCAAACGACGCCGGGCTGCCCGCTCGGCCAGCACCGCCTTCAGCGCGGCCCGCTCCTCGCGTCGAACGTCTTCGAGGTCTTGTCGCAATTGTTCCAACGTCTGAACCTGCTCGGACAGCGAAACCGCCGTCGCCTGCGCCTCGATCACCGCACGACGGTCTCGTTCGACCACCCGTCGAACCGTATCATAACGAACCGTCATTTCCGCCGGCGCGGCCGCAACAACGAACGTTCCATCATACACCCCTTTCCACTTAGCCAGTTCGCGAACTCGCGTCCTGGCCACCCGACGGGTTTCATCGGCTCGGTCCTGCAGGTCGACCAACGTGCGCACCGCCTCGGCGATTTCTTGATCTTTGTGGTCCACGCTCAACTCCGCAAGGCGGAGGGCACGGCGTTGAATGGTCAGCACCCGCTCCGACTCGCGCAGGCGCTCTGCCACGGTCCGTTCCTTCGAATGAACCCGATCACGCTCTTTTTTGATCCGATCCAGCTCTTGCTGAAGTTCGGCGAGTTCTTGGCGCTCCTTCGCGATCCGCTGCGCCAGCGAGTCTTTCGCCCATCCGTGGCCCGCGGGTGCCCCAAGCAGAACGAGTACCGCGAACGCGACAACCCGACCCCGACCCGCGAGGCCGCATTTACGGGGCTGCGTGTCGTACCCGGCGAACCGCCACAAGACTTCCAATCCCTCCTACCAAGATGCCCAGACCGATCAAGCCCGGAAGGAGTCCGGCTGGGAAGTCCAGCCGACCGACCCATCCCGCCAACAAGCCTTCGAACGCGGCCCCCCATCGGTATCGAATGGCCAGCCACACCCCGCTCAACAAGGCAGACGCGATCAGGCCGCCCAAGAGCCCGATGGTGACCCCCTCCAAGAAAAAGGGTTTGACGATCACGCCTTCGGAAGCGCCAAAAAGGCGCAGGAGCGACACCTCGGCCGCTCGATATCGAAAGGAGATATGGACCATCACGCCGATCACCACGGCCACCCCGCAGGCCAGTGCCACTCCGACCGCCGTGCCCAGGATCGACACGGCGCGGGCCGCGACGCTGAGATCCCGAATCAGGCTTTCCCCGTACCGGACCTCCTCAACCCCTGGGAACTCGGACCAGCGTGAGGCGAGGCGTCCCATGGCCTCGGGACGCTGGGCATTCTCTCTCATGGACACTTCGATCGAAGCCGGAAACGGGTTCTCTCCAAGCCCTTCCAGAGAAGAACGGTCGAGCTGCATGAACCGGAGAAATTCCTCCTGGGCTTGGGCCTTGGAGATCATGCGTTGGGTGCCCACCGCAGGCTCCGAAGCGATCGCGGCGCGAACGGCGTTGACCTCGTCCGAAGACGCCGCGTCGGTGAGATACACCACAACCTTCACGTCAGCGCGCCACCCCCGCATGAGCACCCACGCATTCCACGCGACGAGCCAGCACCCCCCGGTGAGGGTCAGGACCACCGCGGTGGTGATCGTCACCCAGATCGTGGGACCGCGGTAACCCGCTTTCACGCGCACCCCCTTTTCGCGGGCCCTTCCTCAATGCGCCCCTCGCGCAGGAACAGGCGACGGGCTCCCAACACCTTGGCCACTTCTGGATCATGCGACGCCACGAGCATCGTCACGCCCCGGGCGTGCACGTCCCGCAGCACCGCCAGCACCGAGGCGGCGGTCGCCCGATCGAGCAGGGCGGTGGGTTCGTCGGCGAGGACCACCGCGGGGCGCGGTGCCAAGGCTCTGGCGAGAAGAACGCGTTGCGCTTCACCCGCCGACAGTTGGTCCGGGTAGTCGTCGCGACGCCCTTCAAGCCCGAACGTTTTCAATAACTCGTACACGCGTACCCGCCGTTCGCGTAACGGGGTTCTCACCGCCCGCAGAGCCAGAGCCACGTTCTCTCCCACCGTCAGGTGCACGAGAAGGGGCATCCCGGTCACGAGCAAGCCCATCGTGCGCCGGACCTGCGCCAGAGCGGCTGGTCCGTTCGCGCTGACCTCAACCCCGCCCACCGCAATTTCCCCGGCGCTGGGACGCTCGATTCCGGCCACCAACCGGAGCAGGGTACTTTTGCCGGCCCCGGTCGGTCCCTCGACCACCACGAGATCGCCCCGTATCATCCGGAGCGACACCCCACGCAACACGTCGATACCGGAGAAAAACGACTTCCAGACGTCGACGACCTGGACCCCCAACGGAGACGGTGCCGCCGTGCGTTCGGACGCCGTGTCCAGTCGACGGCCGAATACGGTCGGCGTGGGCATCACGCGCTCCGGCTCCGCTTTGACTGCAGGTATTCGTCGATCACTTCATCGAGCGTCCGACGGCCGCGCGGAATCGACGGCGGGGGCGTTGGCGGGGACGATGCCGTTTGCTGAGCGGCCGTGGTTCGGCCGACGCCGGAACGTTGTTCCGACGCCAGACTCTTGATCATCGCTTGGTGTTGCTCCTTCATCATTTCCCGGATCACGTCGGGGTTGGGCCCGGATTGGAGCACATCGGCGTATGACACTTTGCGCGACGAGAGGATAGCGCCCCCCGCGAACAGGTGGGTCACGATAACCGGATTCTGCTGGCCCCCGTCCTCGGTCTGGACGTGATAAATTTTCCCGTCGTGTTCAATATCCGTATTGATTCCGCTCAGCATAGGCTTTCGCTCACCTCGTCACGGCCACGGCGCTCCGCACGCTACAGTAATCCCGACGCGTCAAAGGCGTTGGTGATGACCTCGACACGCGGCGTCCATGTCGCTCGTTCATCAATTACCACGATGTCAAACCGGCACGGCGGTTCTCCCAGTCGTCGCCGGGACAAATAGCGTTGCGCCAGCCGAACGATTCGTCGTTGTTTTCGTCCATCGACCGCGTACGCCGGGTCGCCAAACTGCACCGCGCGACGCGCCTTGACCTCGACAAATACCAGCGTATCGCCGTCGTACGCCACGACATCCAATTCGCCCCAACGCGACCGGCAGTTGCGTTCGATGATTCGATACCCGAGGCGAACCAACGCGTCGGACGCGACCGCCTCGCCACGCCGCGCAAATGCACCCGTCTCACTACGCATCACCCACCGCCTGGTGCAGCACCGGACGAAAGGTTCGACGATGAATGCGACAAGGTCCCAGGTGTGCGAGCCGCTCAAGGTGACGCGGGGTCCCGTAGCCCTTGTGGACGGCGAACTCGTACTGGGGATAGCGGGCGTCGTAATCGATCATGAACCGATCCCGAGCGACTTTGGCCACGATTGACGCCGCTGCAATCAGGTAGCTGGTGGCGTCGCCGTGGACGATCGCGCGCTGCGGAAACGGAACACCCGGGAGGGCCACCGCATCAACCAGTACGGCGTCGGGTTGGGCATTCAGACGGTTGACGGCCTGTTCCATGGCCTTCACGGTCGCGCGGAAGATATTGATCCGGTCGATGTCCCCGACATCCACCACGCCCAGGCCGATGGCCGAGGCGCGTCCGACGATCTCGTAATACAGGCGCTCCCGCTCACGCGGCGTGACTGTTTTCGAGTCACGCACGCCGGGTATCGGTTGGCTCCAGGGCAGGATCACGGCTGCCGCCACGACCGGCCCGGCCAGGGGACCCCGTCCCGCCTCATCGATCCCGGCGATGGTGACGTAACCCGAGGCGACTAGCTCCTGCTCATACCTGAGCACCCGAGAACCGCCTCCAGCGGACGGTCGCTGCGCTAGCAGGGTGCTGAAAAACTCCGCACCCTGCTTTCCCAGGGGCTCGCGCCCCTAGGACGGCCCCGAAGAGCGGGGCCTGTGACCCCTCGAAGGGAGCCCACCCCCTTCGAGCAACCCCCTCGCAGGCTTTTTCGGCAGCCTGCTAGGAAACGGGAAGCGTCTCGGCGGCGACCGTCTCGGTCTCTTCCGCGCCGACCACGGCCTTTGACGCGGTCGCCTCCATACCCCGTTCGGCGATCCGTGCCGCCCGTCCCTGTTTGGACCGCAGATAATACAGCTTGGCGCGGCGCACCCGGCCCGATCGGACCACCTCCACCTTCTCAACGAACGGAGAGTGTACCGGAAAGATCCGCTCCACGCCAACGCCGTATGACACCTTCCGGACGGAGAACGTTTCCCGATTGCTGGTGCCCTTCCTCGCGATCACCACGCCCTCGAATACCTGGATCCGTTCCTTCTCGCCTTCGATCACCTTGACGTGGACGCGGACCGTGTCGCCCACCTCAAACTCCGGAGCCCCGGTTTTGAGCCATCGTTTTTCGATCCGCTGCATCTGGTTCATGGATCCTCCTTGCCCGGAGAACATCGGGAGCCACTGCTCCGGTTCCCGTTCGCATCGATCAAGTCAATTCGCTCGGTTCACCCATCGAACCGGTCGCCACGGACGCGGCATCGTCTCGGATAATCCGCGCCCGTTCTTCGTCGCTGAGGTGCGCGCGGACCCAGAGGTCAGGCCGCCGACGGGAGGTTTCCCGCAACGACTGTTCCCGCCGCCATCGACGAATCTCCTCATGATGACCGGACAGCAACACCTCGGGCACCCGCATGCCGCGGAACTCCGCGGGGCGGGTGTACTGGGGGTATTCGAGCAGCCGTTCCACGAACGACTCTTCACGGGTCGACTGGGGGTCGCCGAGCACACCGGGAACCAGCCGCGTGGTGGCGTCCAGCATCGCCAGCGCCGCCAACTCTCCGCCTGTCAACACATAATCGCCGATCGAGACCTCTTCCCACGGCGCCGTGCCGTGGATGCGCTCGTCCACCCCTTCGTAGTGACCGCACAAGAAGGTGAGCCGCCGGGTTTCACGGCTCCACGCTTCAGCGACATCGTGGGTAAAGAGCCGCCCGCGCGGCGACGTCAACACCCAGTGCCTGGGCTGCGCATCGACTCGAAGGGCGTCCACGGCGCGGGCAACCGGTTCGACTTTCAAGACCATGCCGGCGCCGCCCCCATAAGGAACGTCGTCCACCGTGCGGTGACGATCTTCGGTGAAGTCCCGCAAGTCGATCACGCGCACCGCCAACCGCCCGAGCTCGCACGCGCGCCGCAAGATGCTCGTCC
This Nitrospirota bacterium DNA region includes the following protein-coding sequences:
- a CDS encoding ATP-binding cassette domain-containing protein; this encodes MPTPTVFGRRLDTASERTAAPSPLGVQVVDVWKSFFSGIDVLRGVSLRMIRGDLVVVEGPTGAGKSTLLRLVAGIERPSAGEIAVGGVEVSANGPAALAQVRRTMGLLVTGMPLLVHLTVGENVALALRAVRTPLRERRVRVYELLKTFGLEGRRDDYPDQLSAGEAQRVLLARALAPRPAVVLADEPTALLDRATAASVLAVLRDVHARGVTMLVASHDPEVAKVLGARRLFLREGRIEEGPAKRGCA
- a CDS encoding ribonuclease HII; the encoded protein is MLRYEQELVASGYVTIAGIDEAGRGPLAGPVVAAAVILPWSQPIPGVRDSKTVTPRERERLYYEIVGRASAIGLGVVDVGDIDRINIFRATVKAMEQAVNRLNAQPDAVLVDAVALPGVPFPQRAIVHGDATSYLIAAASIVAKVARDRFMIDYDARYPQYEFAVHKGYGTPRHLERLAHLGPCRIHRRTFRPVLHQAVGDA
- a CDS encoding permease-like cell division protein FtsX — translated: MKAGYRGPTIWVTITTAVVLTLTGGCWLVAWNAWVLMRGWRADVKVVVYLTDAASSDEVNAVRAAIASEPAVGTQRMISKAQAQEEFLRFMQLDRSSLEGLGENPFPASIEVSMRENAQRPEAMGRLASRWSEFPGVEEVRYGESLIRDLSVAARAVSILGTAVGVALACGVAVVIGVMVHISFRYRAAEVSLLRLFGASEGVIVKPFFLEGVTIGLLGGLIASALLSGVWLAIRYRWGAAFEGLLAGWVGRLDFPAGLLPGLIGLGILVGGIGSLVAVRRVRHAAP
- a CDS encoding peptidoglycan DD-metalloendopeptidase family protein — translated: MWRFAGYDTQPRKCGLAGRGRVVAFAVLVLLGAPAGHGWAKDSLAQRIAKERQELAELQQELDRIKKERDRVHSKERTVAERLRESERVLTIQRRALRLAELSVDHKDQEIAEAVRTLVDLQDRADETRRVARTRVRELAKWKGVYDGTFVVAAAPAEMTVRYDTVRRVVERDRRAVIEAQATAVSLSEQVQTLEQLRQDLEDVRREERAALKAVLAERAARRRLLSELRTERVAYSKSIRDLEEASRRLEALISDLVLTSKAPREGVGLAALKGRLVWPVQGEVVSLFGRQKHPRFGTYVDRKGIEIKVAKREAIRAVAEGTVAYADRVKGYGMVVIVDHGDQYLSLYANATSVQVQPGYAVGPGDRLGEASAAESDGRVYFELRHGESPLNPLGWLVKRGGTE
- the rplS gene encoding 50S ribosomal protein L19, with the protein product MNQMQRIEKRWLKTGAPEFEVGDTVRVHVKVIEGEKERIQVFEGVVIARKGTSNRETFSVRKVSYGVGVERIFPVHSPFVEKVEVVRSGRVRRAKLYYLRSKQGRAARIAERGMEATASKAVVGAEETETVAAETLPVS
- a CDS encoding S41 family peptidase gives rise to the protein MTDYRRAGWVPLGVFVVFVAGLLSGRVLEGKGIAQQVETYEELRPFTEVLNKVQRDYVEETATRDIVYGAIRGMLNTLDPHSAFMPPDVYKEMQVDTRGEFGGLGIQIGLKDERLTVIAPIEGTPADRAGVLAGDRIVKIDGTTTKDMTLMDAVNKMRGAKGTKVTLTIEREGAESPLDVTLVREIIKIQSTKHKVLENGIGYVRLTQFQEQTGEDLDRALDSLRQQRMQSLILDLRNNPGGLLTAAVEVSEQFLPKGKVVVSIRGRQGKAEEYTADGAHPILDLPMIVLVNEGSASASEIVAGAMQDWGRAVVVGTTTFGKGSVQTIIPLSDGSALRLTTAKYFTPKGRSIQNTGIDPTIVVRNVVKGDVKRQVIRERDLERHLENESVPQAPDESSEPAEIAPIPDLPREGADPDDDLQLQKAIELLKSWAIFKDYLTPATPPTEASQGKDT
- a CDS encoding YraN family protein; its protein translation is MRSETGAFARRGEAVASDALVRLGYRIIERNCRSRWGELDVVAYDGDTLVFVEVKARRAVQFGDPAYAVDGRKQRRIVRLAQRYLSRRRLGEPPCRFDIVVIDERATWTPRVEVITNAFDASGLL
- the trmD gene encoding tRNA (guanosine(37)-N1)-methyltransferase TrmD — its product is MQCDIITLFPDMLRAVLGTSILRRACELGRLAVRVIDLRDFTEDRHRTVDDVPYGGGAGMVLKVEPVARAVDALRVDAQPRHWVLTSPRGRLFTHDVAEAWSRETRRLTFLCGHYEGVDERIHGTAPWEEVSIGDYVLTGGELAALAMLDATTRLVPGVLGDPQSTREESFVERLLEYPQYTRPAEFRGMRVPEVLLSGHHEEIRRWRREQSLRETSRRRPDLWVRAHLSDEERARIIRDDAASVATGSMGEPSELT